One Solanum pennellii chromosome 9, SPENNV200 DNA segment encodes these proteins:
- the LOC107030046 gene encoding uncharacterized protein LOC107030046: MNPPSFTDSSTTEDPKSELKKVFNVMHVVGTESVELVSYQNKSVARTWFDLWKDGKAKDAPQPSMAFFEEAFMWVVLSSRTERSKGSAGCFKCGQIGTFIRECQKSKIIDGSGGNRAHFSSASPPYRAAPRGATSGFGEGTNCLHALNNCHEQEN, from the exons ATGAATCCTCCTAGCTTCACCGATTCAAGCACTACTGAGGATCCGAAAAGCGAGTTGAAGAAGGTGTTCAATGTGATGCATGTGGTTGGAACTGAGAGTGTTGAGTTAGtttcatatcaaaataagaGTGTGGCTAGAACCTGGTTTGATCTATGGAAGGATGGTAAAGCTAAGGATGCACCACAACCAAGCATGGCTTTCTTTGAAGAAGCCTTCATGTGGGTGGTTCTTTCCTCGAGAACTGAAAGAAGCAAAG GCTCTGCGGGTTGTTTTAAGTGCGGTCAGATCGGGACATTCATTAGAGAATGTCAAAAGAGTAAGATAATCGATGGTAGTGGGGGCAATAGAGCTCATTTTTCATCAGCTTCTCCACCATATAGGGCTGCACCTAGGGGAGCTACTTCTGGTTTTGGCGAAGGAACAAACTGCTTGCATGCTCTCAATAATTGCCATGAACAAGAGAATTAG